A region from the Flexibacter flexilis DSM 6793 genome encodes:
- a CDS encoding DUF7832 domain-containing protein, which translates to MSVEKNSPQVVVYDKAKYHFKGNFPDSLPIEQAYVHIGMFMGWIIENELYSEFFEEECEIQMMRFKRRELTCTVLCEIWDGHLGSELFTEEGNMFTYYYYGGGIFRKDYETLLVNAEAPTIYHVKDSWENFDKISSKITERYHEWRKIIS; encoded by the coding sequence ATGAGCGTAGAAAAAAACTCACCACAAGTAGTTGTTTACGATAAGGCCAAATATCACTTCAAAGGTAATTTTCCTGATTCGCTACCCATCGAACAAGCGTACGTGCACATCGGTATGTTTATGGGTTGGATTATCGAGAACGAATTGTATAGCGAATTTTTTGAGGAGGAATGTGAAATACAAATGATGCGTTTCAAACGCCGCGAACTGACTTGTACGGTACTTTGCGAAATTTGGGACGGCCACTTGGGTAGCGAACTTTTCACGGAAGAAGGTAATATGTTTACTTACTATTACTATGGCGGCGGGATTTTCCGTAAGGATTACGAGACACTTTTGGTGAATGCCGAAGCCCCAACGATCTATCACGTAAAGGATTCGTGGGAAAATTTCGATAAAATATCGAGCAAAATAACCGAACGTTATCATGAATGGAGAAAAATTATTTCTTAA
- a CDS encoding TolC family protein has product MTTQHMNKYAGIAFFLLAFTACKMPAIIEKKENKTVSASYTNGSQDSTNTATQSWRQFFTDPNLVALIDTALRNNQELNITLQEIEIARNEVRARKGEYLPFVGVGVGAGVDKSGRYTSKGSSEATTEIKPGKATPDPLPNFVLGGYATWEVDIWHKLRNAKKSAASKYLASVEGKNFMVTNLVTEISGSYYELLALDNQLAILNQNIQIQSNALAIVKLEKEATKVTELAVRKFEAEVFKTRSLQFAIQQQIIETENRINFLVGRYPQPITRNSDNFTNMIPHTVQVGLPSQLLANRPDIRRAEFELAAAKLDVKVAKARFYPQFSITAGLGYNAFNPSYLLKTPESLMYNLAGDLLAPLVNRNGIKAAYISANAKQIQAVYNYERSILNAYIEVANQVSKISNLQKSYDLKSQQVTALTQSIDISTGLFKSARADYMEVLMTQRDALEARFELIEIKMQQLNASVNAYRAVGGGWR; this is encoded by the coding sequence ATGACCACACAGCACATGAATAAATATGCGGGAATCGCTTTTTTCTTGTTGGCCTTTACGGCTTGTAAAATGCCCGCTATTATCGAGAAAAAAGAAAATAAAACAGTCTCTGCGAGCTACACCAATGGCTCGCAAGACTCCACCAATACGGCTACACAGAGTTGGAGACAATTTTTCACTGACCCCAATCTGGTTGCCCTTATTGATACGGCTCTAAGAAATAACCAAGAGCTTAATATTACTTTACAAGAAATAGAAATCGCACGCAACGAAGTACGCGCACGCAAAGGGGAATATTTGCCTTTCGTGGGCGTGGGCGTGGGTGCTGGTGTGGACAAATCGGGTCGCTACACAAGCAAAGGTTCGAGCGAAGCAACTACCGAAATTAAACCAGGGAAAGCTACGCCCGACCCGCTACCAAACTTTGTGTTGGGTGGCTACGCTACTTGGGAAGTGGATATTTGGCACAAGTTGCGCAACGCCAAAAAATCGGCGGCCAGCAAGTATTTAGCTTCCGTAGAAGGCAAAAATTTCATGGTAACGAATTTAGTAACAGAAATTTCAGGTTCGTATTATGAGCTATTAGCCCTTGATAATCAACTTGCTATCCTGAATCAAAACATACAGATTCAGAGCAATGCCTTAGCCATCGTAAAACTGGAAAAAGAAGCAACCAAAGTAACAGAGCTGGCGGTTCGCAAGTTTGAAGCCGAAGTTTTCAAGACCAGAAGCCTACAATTTGCCATACAACAACAAATTATTGAAACAGAAAACCGCATCAATTTCTTGGTGGGTCGCTATCCGCAACCTATTACGCGCAATTCGGACAATTTCACGAATATGATTCCGCACACCGTGCAAGTGGGTTTGCCTTCGCAGCTTTTGGCCAATCGCCCAGACATCAGACGCGCCGAGTTTGAACTCGCCGCCGCCAAACTGGACGTAAAAGTAGCTAAAGCCCGATTCTATCCGCAATTTAGCATTACGGCTGGTTTGGGTTATAACGCCTTCAATCCGAGTTATTTACTCAAAACACCTGAATCGTTGATGTACAATTTAGCGGGCGATTTGTTAGCTCCATTGGTCAACAGAAATGGCATTAAAGCTGCTTATATCAGTGCCAACGCCAAGCAGATTCAGGCCGTTTACAACTACGAACGTAGCATTCTGAACGCTTACATTGAGGTAGCCAATCAGGTTTCCAAAATCAGTAATTTGCAAAAAAGCTACGACCTCAAATCGCAACAAGTAACGGCACTGACGCAGTCCATTGACATTTCGACGGGCTTATTCAAATCTGCCAGAGCTGATTACATGGAAGTGCTAATGACGCAACGCGACGCGCTGGAAGCACGTTTTGAGCTTATCGAAATAAAAATGCAGCAACTCAATGCCAGCGTAAACGCTTACAGAGCCGTTGGCGGTGGCTGGAGATAG
- the gap gene encoding type I glyceraldehyde-3-phosphate dehydrogenase codes for MSKTIKIGINGFGRIGRLVFRAAVNRPDIEIVGINDLIDVDYMAYMLKYDSTHGIFKGEVAIEDGKLVVNGKAIRVTAEKDPANLKWNEIGADYVVESTGLFLTQESAQKHIQAGAKKVVMSAPAKDDTPTFVMGVNHKKLTADMHIVSNASCTTNCLAPVAKVLNDNFGILEGLMTTVHAVTATQKTVDGPSAKDWRGGRGAYQNIIPSSTGAAKAVGLVIPELKGKLTGMSFRVPTPDVSVVDLTCRLVKPASYAQIKEVMKAASEGELKGILGYTEDAVVSNDFLGDARTSIFDADAGISLNENFVKVVAWYDNEWGYSNKLVDLIQHIATL; via the coding sequence ATGTCTAAAACAATTAAAATTGGTATCAACGGCTTTGGCCGTATCGGTCGCTTGGTTTTCCGCGCCGCAGTGAATCGCCCTGACATCGAAATCGTGGGCATTAACGACCTTATTGATGTGGATTACATGGCCTATATGCTTAAATATGACTCTACGCATGGCATATTTAAAGGTGAGGTTGCTATTGAAGACGGTAAGTTGGTGGTAAACGGCAAAGCTATCCGCGTAACTGCTGAAAAAGACCCTGCCAACCTTAAATGGAATGAAATCGGTGCTGACTATGTAGTAGAATCTACTGGTTTGTTCCTTACTCAAGAATCTGCTCAAAAACATATCCAAGCTGGTGCCAAAAAAGTGGTAATGTCTGCTCCTGCAAAAGACGACACCCCTACTTTCGTAATGGGCGTAAACCACAAGAAATTAACGGCTGACATGCACATCGTTTCTAACGCGTCATGTACAACCAACTGCTTGGCTCCTGTGGCTAAAGTATTGAACGACAACTTCGGTATTTTGGAAGGCTTGATGACAACGGTACACGCTGTTACGGCTACTCAAAAAACAGTTGATGGCCCTTCTGCTAAAGATTGGCGCGGTGGCCGTGGTGCTTACCAAAACATCATCCCTTCTTCGACGGGTGCTGCTAAAGCCGTAGGTTTGGTTATTCCTGAATTGAAAGGCAAACTTACTGGTATGTCGTTCCGCGTGCCTACGCCAGACGTATCGGTGGTGGATTTGACTTGCCGTTTGGTGAAGCCTGCTTCTTACGCTCAAATCAAAGAAGTAATGAAAGCTGCTTCTGAAGGCGAATTGAAAGGTATTTTGGGTTACACTGAAGATGCCGTAGTTTCTAACGACTTCTTGGGCGATGCTCGTACTTCTATCTTCGATGCTGACGCTGGTATTTCTTTGAACGAAAACTTCGTGAAAGTAGTAGCTTGGTACGACAACGAATGGGGTTACTCAAACAAATTGGTTGATTTGATTCAACACATCGCTACACTTTAA
- a CDS encoding efflux RND transporter periplasmic adaptor subunit — protein MRKFILLLGLCATVGSTSCSHHHEEKEAQTKFLVTSPLIKDTLVTKEYVCQIKAISHIELRALERGYLEKIYVDEGQHLKKGQLMFKVMPMLYQAELQKQKAEVEFAEIEYKNTKQLADNNVVSANELALAKAKLDKARAEMQLAQVHLGFTEIRAPFNGIMDHFQVRLGSLVSEGDLLTTLSDNSKMWVYFNVPEAEYLDYKSLIKDDSLLRVSLVMANNKMFDYKGVVETIEADFNNETGNIAFRATFPNPKGLLRHGETGNIQVVTPLSGAMIIPQKATFEILEKRYVFVVDKDNKVHSREINIAAEMPDLYVIKNGLNNGEKILLEGLRKVRDNDKIVFEYEDPKKVISHLNVYTE, from the coding sequence ATGAGAAAATTTATTTTGCTTTTGGGTCTATGTGCAACAGTTGGCTCAACAAGTTGTTCTCATCACCACGAGGAAAAAGAAGCACAAACAAAGTTTTTGGTTACCAGTCCACTTATCAAAGACACTTTGGTAACGAAAGAATATGTATGCCAAATTAAGGCCATTAGCCACATTGAGTTGAGGGCTTTGGAAAGAGGTTATTTGGAAAAAATTTATGTGGACGAAGGCCAGCACCTCAAAAAAGGGCAGCTTATGTTTAAAGTAATGCCGATGCTCTACCAAGCCGAGTTGCAAAAGCAAAAAGCCGAAGTAGAATTTGCAGAAATCGAATACAAAAACACTAAACAACTTGCCGATAACAACGTAGTATCTGCCAATGAGTTGGCTCTTGCAAAAGCCAAACTAGACAAAGCCAGAGCCGAAATGCAATTGGCGCAAGTACACTTAGGTTTTACGGAAATTCGTGCGCCATTCAACGGCATTATGGACCATTTCCAAGTACGATTGGGTAGCCTCGTATCGGAAGGCGATTTGCTCACAACGCTTTCGGACAATAGCAAAATGTGGGTTTACTTCAACGTACCAGAAGCCGAGTATTTGGACTACAAATCACTTATCAAAGACGATAGCCTTTTGCGCGTAAGTTTGGTAATGGCCAACAACAAAATGTTTGATTACAAAGGTGTAGTAGAAACCATCGAAGCGGATTTTAACAACGAAACTGGTAATATTGCTTTCAGAGCAACATTCCCCAATCCGAAAGGTTTGTTGCGTCATGGCGAAACTGGTAATATTCAAGTAGTTACGCCACTTTCAGGCGCAATGATTATTCCACAAAAAGCAACGTTTGAAATACTGGAAAAACGCTATGTTTTTGTGGTGGATAAAGATAACAAAGTACACTCGCGCGAAATCAACATCGCTGCCGAAATGCCCGACTTGTATGTAATCAAAAACGGTTTGAACAATGGAGAAAAAATCTTGCTCGAAGGCTTACGCAAAGTAAGAGACAACGACAAGATTGTATTTGAATACGAAGACCCTAAAAAGGTTATTTCTCACCTCAACGTATATACAGAGTAA
- a CDS encoding Nif3-like dinuclear metal center hexameric protein, protein MYQIQDITRFLESLAPLSLQESYDNAGLIVGQPNQTVTGILICLDCTEEVVQEAIKTNCNLIVAHHPIVFKGLKRFNGNSYVERTVMKAIKNDIAIYAAHTNLDNVYNGVNQRIAQQLDLQNTRILSPKKQLLRKLTVFVPATHSPALLDALHAAGAGNIGNYSHCSFVSEGTGTFLPNAQANPSIGKVNELEHVSEQKIEVILPAFAESRVLQAMRTAHPYEEVAYYLQSLENQWQEVGSGMVGELAEPLAETDFLAYLKEKMQLACVRHTPLRGKTVQRVALCGGSGIFLLGDALRAQADVFVTADVKYHEFFDAEGRLIIADIGHYESEIFTKDLFLKMLSEKFSNIALNLSKIVTNPINYY, encoded by the coding sequence ATGTATCAAATTCAGGACATCACTCGTTTCTTGGAAAGCCTCGCCCCTCTTTCGCTGCAAGAATCTTACGACAATGCAGGACTTATCGTCGGGCAACCCAACCAAACCGTCACGGGCATACTCATTTGCTTGGATTGTACCGAAGAAGTCGTGCAAGAAGCCATCAAAACAAACTGTAATCTTATTGTGGCGCACCACCCCATCGTTTTCAAGGGGTTAAAACGCTTTAACGGCAACTCGTATGTAGAACGTACCGTGATGAAAGCCATCAAAAACGACATTGCTATTTACGCTGCACACACCAATCTGGATAATGTTTATAACGGTGTAAATCAACGTATTGCGCAACAACTGGATTTGCAAAATACGCGCATTCTTTCACCCAAAAAACAATTACTTCGCAAACTGACCGTATTTGTGCCAGCAACACACAGCCCTGCCCTACTCGATGCGCTACACGCTGCAGGCGCAGGTAACATCGGCAATTATTCGCATTGCAGTTTTGTAAGCGAAGGAACGGGAACGTTTTTGCCCAACGCGCAAGCCAACCCCAGCATCGGCAAAGTCAATGAACTGGAGCACGTAAGCGAACAAAAAATTGAAGTGATTTTGCCAGCCTTTGCCGAAAGTCGCGTATTGCAGGCCATGCGCACGGCGCACCCTTACGAAGAAGTAGCCTATTATTTACAATCACTTGAAAATCAGTGGCAAGAAGTTGGGTCGGGAATGGTTGGCGAATTGGCCGAACCACTTGCAGAAACAGATTTTTTGGCTTATTTGAAAGAAAAAATGCAGCTGGCCTGCGTGCGTCATACGCCTTTGCGTGGCAAAACGGTGCAGCGTGTGGCCCTGTGTGGCGGTTCGGGGATTTTCTTGCTGGGAGATGCGCTGCGAGCGCAAGCGGATGTTTTTGTAACTGCCGACGTAAAATATCATGAGTTTTTCGATGCCGAAGGCCGATTAATTATCGCCGACATTGGTCATTACGAAAGTGAAATTTTTACAAAAGATTTATTTTTGAAGATGTTGTCGGAAAAATTTAGTAATATCGCGCTCAATTTATCAAAAATTGTTACCAACCCGATAAATTATTATTAG
- a CDS encoding efflux RND transporter permease subunit codes for MFQKFIHRPVLAIVISLVIIFMGTLAINTLPKSQFPEIAPPMVMVAASYPGASAKVLTESVLIPLEQAINGVPGMKYMVSTGTSAGEANIQIIFNLGTDPDQALVQVNTRIAQVLNRLPVLVQREGVIVNRVMNSMLMYVNLYSTDKNSDMKFLFNFAGVNILPELQRINGIGQARILGSRQYAMRIWLKPDRMRAYNISPDEIMEALADQSVIGSPGRIGRSDGKRAEALEYVLTYAGRFNDPQQYNNVIIKANPNGEILRLKDVANVELGSEYYDIYSNLNGNPSAAIVLKQTDGSNANDVIKEVKAKLDELKQSSFPPGMNYEISYDVSNFLDASTESVIHTLRDAFILVALVVFLFLGDWRSTLIPTLAVPVSLIGAFIFMQMFGLTINMITLFALVLAIGIVVDDAIVVVEAVHAKMEEEHLSPYKAVQKVLGEISGAVIAITLLMTAVFVPVAFMTGPVGVFYRQFSITMATSIVLSGLVALTLTPVLCAMILKHNHGQPKKKSPMDKFFDAFNRGFEKITGKYTDFLRVIVGRRVVTFGILIVFSFGVLGIANKIPTGFIPSEDQGMIYAIIQTPPGSTLERTNDITRQLQEVAEKVEGIQSVSALAGYEVLTEGRGSNSGTCLINLKPWAERKHTVSEVIYELEEKAKDIPGATIEFFDPPAVPGYGAAGGFALQLLDKTNTGDYNQLGKVTTDFMNELKKRKELSGLFTFYSANYPQYELEIDNQLAMQKGVSIGNAMNTLSIMVGSTYELGFIKYQRFFKVFVQSSPEYRRLPEDILNMWVKNDRGEMVPFSAFMRIKKTQGANEINRYNMYTTASIRGSAAKGYSSGEAIKAVQEVAHKTLPRGFDIDWAGLQKDEVSRGNEAIYIFIIVLAFVYMVLAAQYESFILPLAVILSLPVGIFGAFVFIDFMGVANDVYAQVGLVMLVGLLGKNAVLIVEFAIQRHQEGLSVYESAIEGARARFRPILMTSFAFIAGLIPLVIATGPGAIGNHTIGASALGGMLFGTIFGVVIVPGLYYVFGTLADGRHLIRDEHETPLTEEVENHHPHHHNGHDHTAHE; via the coding sequence ATGTTTCAAAAATTCATTCATAGACCAGTGCTTGCGATTGTCATTTCGCTGGTCATCATCTTTATGGGAACTTTGGCTATCAACACGTTGCCAAAATCACAGTTCCCCGAAATTGCCCCGCCAATGGTAATGGTGGCCGCTTCTTACCCTGGTGCCAGTGCCAAAGTACTTACCGAATCGGTACTGATTCCTTTGGAACAAGCCATCAACGGCGTACCAGGCATGAAATACATGGTTTCGACGGGTACGAGTGCGGGCGAAGCCAACATTCAAATTATCTTTAATTTAGGTACAGACCCAGACCAAGCCCTTGTACAAGTAAATACGCGTATCGCGCAGGTATTGAACCGTTTGCCCGTCCTCGTACAACGTGAAGGGGTAATCGTGAACCGCGTAATGAACAGTATGTTGATGTACGTGAACTTGTACAGTACAGACAAAAACTCCGATATGAAGTTCTTGTTCAACTTTGCTGGGGTAAATATTTTGCCTGAATTACAACGTATTAACGGTATCGGTCAGGCGCGTATCTTGGGTAGCCGCCAGTACGCAATGCGTATTTGGTTAAAACCCGACCGCATGAGAGCTTATAACATTTCTCCAGACGAAATCATGGAAGCCCTCGCCGACCAAAGCGTAATCGGTTCACCAGGTCGTATTGGCCGAAGCGACGGTAAACGCGCCGAAGCCCTCGAATATGTACTTACTTACGCAGGTCGTTTCAACGACCCCCAACAATACAATAACGTAATTATCAAAGCCAATCCGAATGGCGAAATTTTGCGCCTCAAAGATGTAGCAAACGTGGAGTTGGGTAGTGAATATTATGACATTTACTCTAACCTAAACGGCAACCCTTCGGCGGCTATCGTGCTGAAACAAACAGACGGCAGTAATGCCAACGACGTAATCAAAGAAGTAAAAGCCAAGTTGGACGAATTGAAACAATCGTCTTTCCCTCCAGGTATGAACTACGAAATTAGCTACGACGTTTCTAACTTCCTTGATGCCTCTACGGAAAGCGTAATTCACACCCTTCGCGATGCCTTTATTTTGGTGGCTTTGGTAGTGTTCTTGTTCTTAGGCGATTGGCGTTCGACGCTTATCCCAACGCTTGCCGTGCCTGTGTCCTTGATTGGTGCGTTTATCTTTATGCAGATGTTCGGCCTGACTATCAACATGATTACATTGTTCGCGTTGGTGTTGGCTATCGGTATTGTGGTAGATGATGCCATTGTGGTGGTGGAAGCCGTCCATGCCAAGATGGAAGAAGAACATCTATCCCCATATAAGGCCGTCCAGAAAGTATTAGGAGAAATTAGCGGCGCGGTTATCGCCATTACTTTGTTGATGACTGCCGTATTTGTGCCTGTGGCCTTCATGACTGGTCCTGTGGGTGTGTTCTATCGTCAGTTTTCTATTACGATGGCCACTTCGATTGTACTTTCGGGTCTTGTGGCTCTTACGCTTACGCCTGTGCTTTGCGCCATGATTTTGAAACACAACCATGGCCAGCCGAAGAAAAAATCGCCAATGGATAAATTTTTCGATGCTTTCAACAGAGGTTTCGAGAAAATTACGGGTAAATACACGGACTTCTTGCGTGTGATTGTAGGCCGCCGCGTGGTTACGTTTGGTATCCTGATAGTGTTCAGTTTTGGGGTGCTGGGTATTGCTAATAAAATTCCGACAGGCTTTATCCCAAGCGAAGACCAAGGCATGATTTATGCCATTATCCAAACACCTCCAGGTTCTACGCTCGAACGTACCAACGACATTACGCGTCAGCTACAAGAAGTGGCAGAGAAAGTAGAAGGCATTCAATCGGTATCTGCTTTGGCTGGTTATGAGGTACTTACGGAAGGTCGTGGTTCTAACTCAGGTACTTGTCTTATCAACTTGAAGCCTTGGGCAGAACGCAAACACACGGTTTCGGAAGTGATTTATGAGCTTGAAGAAAAAGCAAAAGATATACCAGGGGCGACTATCGAATTTTTCGACCCTCCAGCCGTACCGGGTTATGGTGCTGCGGGTGGTTTTGCCCTCCAATTGCTCGACAAAACTAATACGGGCGATTATAACCAACTCGGCAAAGTAACTACAGACTTTATGAACGAGTTGAAAAAACGCAAAGAATTGTCGGGTCTGTTCACGTTTTATAGTGCCAATTATCCGCAATACGAATTGGAAATTGACAACCAATTGGCCATGCAAAAAGGCGTTTCGATTGGTAATGCCATGAACACACTTTCGATTATGGTGGGTAGTACCTACGAATTAGGTTTTATCAAATACCAACGTTTCTTTAAAGTATTCGTGCAGTCTTCGCCAGAATATCGCCGTTTGCCTGAAGATATTTTGAATATGTGGGTAAAAAATGACCGTGGCGAAATGGTGCCGTTCTCGGCATTCATGCGCATCAAAAAGACGCAGGGCGCGAACGAAATCAACCGTTATAATATGTACACGACCGCTTCAATTAGAGGTTCTGCTGCCAAAGGTTACAGTAGTGGTGAGGCCATCAAGGCCGTACAAGAAGTGGCACACAAGACTTTGCCTCGTGGTTTTGACATCGACTGGGCAGGTTTGCAAAAAGACGAAGTATCTCGCGGAAACGAAGCTATCTACATCTTTATCATTGTGTTAGCGTTCGTTTACATGGTACTTGCCGCCCAATACGAAAGTTTCATTTTGCCTTTGGCCGTAATTCTTTCCTTGCCTGTGGGTATTTTCGGTGCATTTGTGTTCATTGACTTTATGGGTGTGGCCAACGACGTGTACGCACAAGTTGGTTTGGTAATGCTCGTCGGCTTGCTGGGTAAAAATGCCGTACTGATTGTGGAGTTCGCCATACAGCGACATCAGGAAGGCCTAAGTGTTTATGAGTCGGCTATTGAGGGCGCAAGAGCACGTTTCCGCCCAATCCTGATGACTTCCTTTGCCTTTATCGCGGGCTTGATTCCGTTGGTAATTGCCACAGGACCTGGAGCTATTGGTAACCATACGATTGGTGCTTCCGCGCTCGGTGGTATGTTGTTCGGTACGATATTCGGCGTAGTGATTGTGCCAGGCTTGTACTATGTATTTGGTACGCTTGCCGATGGCCGCCACCTGATCAGAGACGAACACGAAACACCTCTTACAGAAGAAGTTGAAAATCATCACCCTCACCACCACAACGGACATGACCACACAGCACATGAATAA
- a CDS encoding zinc ribbon domain-containing protein has protein sequence MERTVAQKLESLMKLQAIDSQLDEIKKVRGDLPEEVRDLEDEIAGYETRISKFTGENAVFQEEISKNKIAIKDAEKLIKKYQEQQQNVRNNREFDAISKEIEVTSLDIQLCEKRIREATFKIERKNEDIEGIKRLLAERKKDLDAKKAELEVIIAESQEEEDKLMVVRDEAATEIEERLLYSYNRVRSNAQNGLAVVAVKRDACGGCFNRVPPQRQADIREKKKIIVCEHCGRILAEAEQVAEQEPAPRTRRSAASAE, from the coding sequence ATGGAAAGGACCGTAGCCCAAAAACTGGAATCTTTAATGAAGCTGCAAGCCATTGATTCGCAGTTAGATGAAATAAAAAAAGTACGTGGTGATTTGCCAGAAGAAGTTCGCGACTTAGAAGACGAAATCGCTGGTTATGAGACACGTATTAGCAAATTTACTGGCGAAAATGCGGTGTTCCAAGAGGAAATCTCTAAGAACAAAATAGCCATTAAAGATGCCGAGAAACTTATTAAAAAGTATCAGGAGCAACAGCAAAATGTTCGCAACAACCGCGAATTTGATGCTATCTCCAAAGAAATAGAAGTTACCAGCCTTGACATTCAGCTTTGTGAGAAGCGTATCCGTGAAGCTACCTTCAAAATCGAGCGTAAAAACGAAGACATCGAAGGTATCAAACGTCTTTTAGCCGAACGCAAAAAAGATTTGGATGCGAAAAAAGCAGAATTGGAAGTAATTATCGCAGAAAGCCAAGAAGAAGAAGACAAATTGATGGTTGTGCGCGACGAAGCTGCCACAGAAATCGAAGAACGTTTGTTATATTCTTACAACCGCGTGCGCTCAAACGCTCAAAACGGTTTGGCTGTCGTTGCTGTAAAACGTGATGCCTGCGGTGGTTGTTTCAACCGCGTTCCGCCTCAACGCCAAGCAGATATTCGCGAGAAAAAGAAAATTATCGTTTGCGAACACTGCGGACGTATTTTGGCCGAAGCCGAACAAGTAGCCGAACAAGAACCAGCACCACGTACACGCCGCTCTGCTGCGTCTGCTGAATAA
- a CDS encoding lytic transglycosylase domain-containing protein produces the protein MVKRNLLLLVCCWGLGVGLSYAQSTTVEEDTAVFSAVPEGDVIEAITEKDTISVPSLTAQMPLLPFPTGEMLADRLHCIESKIPLMYNKAVGGFIHYFTVRKRNYSQTMLERLPYYFPIFEACLAKYGLPDELKYLSIVESGLNPRAVSRSGAVGLWQFMPATGYDFSLQQSIFVDERMDIHKSTEAACKYLRYLYNQFGDWHLALAAYNCGPGNIRKAQARSGKYHFWDIYDKLPAETRSYVPQFMAVVYTMNYAKEHSLFPDADSTLVHIPFDTVQLSHFVHIDSLADQLQVSVQHLKLLNPSLRKYATPHQAEFALKIPSEKITHFEALRDSLAADADKQWLAWQAANPVSRKDTPNSRKIFYTVCRKDNLAKIASKFGVKSSEIKRWNVIRNGKVKTGQMLVIWKKSKSSRQFLAKAKGAKGKKRILYSSARVYKVQQGDTLTNIAGRYEGVSVSDIIRVNNLKGGALKPGQKLIISV, from the coding sequence ATGGTGAAAAGAAATCTACTTTTGCTTGTTTGTTGTTGGGGTTTGGGCGTTGGTCTTTCTTATGCACAATCTACCACTGTTGAAGAAGACACTGCTGTTTTTTCGGCAGTTCCCGAAGGTGATGTGATAGAGGCGATTACGGAAAAAGATACGATTTCTGTTCCGAGTCTTACCGCCCAAATGCCGCTGTTGCCATTTCCTACGGGCGAAATGCTGGCCGACCGCCTGCATTGCATTGAGTCCAAAATTCCGCTGATGTACAACAAGGCCGTAGGCGGATTTATTCATTATTTCACGGTTCGCAAACGCAATTACAGCCAAACCATGTTGGAGCGTTTGCCGTATTATTTCCCGATTTTTGAGGCGTGTTTGGCCAAATATGGTTTACCTGATGAGCTAAAATATTTGTCTATTGTAGAGTCTGGCCTTAACCCTCGCGCGGTGTCGCGGTCTGGAGCGGTGGGTTTGTGGCAATTTATGCCCGCTACTGGCTACGATTTTAGTTTACAACAAAGCATTTTTGTAGATGAACGCATGGATATTCACAAGTCCACGGAAGCTGCTTGTAAATATTTGCGTTATTTGTACAATCAGTTTGGCGACTGGCATTTGGCTTTGGCCGCCTACAATTGCGGGCCGGGCAACATTCGCAAGGCGCAAGCACGTTCGGGCAAATATCATTTCTGGGATATTTACGACAAGCTGCCCGCCGAAACGCGTTCGTATGTGCCGCAATTTATGGCAGTCGTTTATACCATGAATTACGCCAAAGAACACAGTCTTTTCCCCGATGCGGATAGTACGTTGGTACACATTCCTTTCGATACCGTCCAGCTGAGCCATTTTGTGCATATAGATTCGTTGGCCGACCAGTTGCAAGTTTCTGTACAGCATCTTAAGTTATTGAATCCTTCTTTGCGTAAATATGCCACACCGCATCAGGCAGAATTTGCCCTCAAAATTCCTTCCGAAAAAATAACCCATTTTGAAGCCTTGCGTGATTCATTGGCTGCCGATGCCGACAAACAATGGTTGGCGTGGCAAGCGGCTAATCCCGTTTCCCGCAAAGACACACCCAATTCACGCAAGATATTTTATACAGTTTGCCGCAAAGATAATTTAGCGAAAATTGCTTCTAAATTTGGAGTAAAATCCTCAGAGATAAAGCGTTGGAATGTGATTCGCAACGGAAAAGTAAAGACAGGCCAAATGCTTGTTATCTGGAAAAAGTCAAAATCATCGCGCCAGTTTTTGGCCAAAGCCAAAGGTGCGAAAGGCAAAAAACGCATTTTGTATAGCTCGGCGCGTGTGTATAAAGTGCAGCAGGGCGACACACTCACCAATATTGCGGGACGTTATGAAGGCGTTTCGGTAAGCGATATTATTCGCGTAAACAACCTGAAAGGCGGGGCGTTGAAACCTGGCCAGAAATTGATTATTAGCGTTTAA